The sequence below is a genomic window from Uranotaenia lowii strain MFRU-FL chromosome 2, ASM2978415v1, whole genome shotgun sequence.
taacttcatgttcaactacactgacaaagaaatgttagaaaatgagtaattacgtgaatgataaaaactgatgaaaaattgaaaataatgaattcaaaacttttgttaatataatataataaaattaatattgaaagcacaaatcaaatacaaagttagttaacactgcgtattaaaatttatttttaaagttgctacttagaacaatttttcaaacttttaagattaatttaaaaatcatgatcgatccaaaaaacatgatttcatataaaaaaatattaataaaaagtttttaaattttcaatcgcaggtttttaagctttaaattacaagctctgagttttttgtctcttttgattaaaatattgggtcctagaaaaagaacagaaggttgcaattatgtttcattattaaaaatttggagttacaggcttatggttgaagaacaagaaaattcagaattaaaaaacaaggaaacaatttgaaaattgaaaaaaaaactgtacaataaacttcggtaaattgatttgaaaattgaaaaaaaaacaatatggaaacaaacaagattagtttttaaaaacatttcaggaagagttttttcaataaacatgtttcaccataaccattttggtgcttattttttttaaactattgatttggtaaatagtgtcctaaactagaaattttgtcaaattcggctgaacacatttagttttggtgataaagagtttattactagtaaaatcaaacattgatagataactgattatggaaaaatatcattacaagtatttttgacatcacagcagaaagtgtaaaaaaacttgattctatttaaagctcatcaattcatattaaacttttttttgtaaattttgtggccttgtataaatttttaaaaccccttttttaagtattcagaagaacaaaaaacacgaaataaaattgagtctgaaattgtttttttaagaatatttcatatcaacataacatttgttatgacataaaagatttttttaattaaaaaaatggttcgtttcaatctctctatcttagttacacttcttaataaaaacccattctaaagacgagataaggtttttgtatatcaggttttgagttccaatacaaaaggttgattgaactaaaaattaaaatctacaatatCTCAAGCCAAtggtgattcatgccgaaattccgccggaggcgaaaaaaatttcttactgACTGatgtaatttaccgttactaccgtcaatattaacacgcgcaattcaaattactctttcattggtttattttcggtgaaaaaagtgactttggtgataaaagtgaccattttttggaaaatagtgactttagtgaccaaatgatgaaaaaagtgactttttagtgactgacccaaaaaaagtgaccaagtcactaaaaagtgactcgctaccagccctgcgttttctcgaaatcatcatttcggcacttgcacccctctgatcctaagcgccTCATATATATAAATCAGATCGATAGAATAGATCAATAACTGTGCAAATCAATGATCGTATCTTATCATATAACGATTATGATGAACTATTGACCATATTCATATATTCATAAGCTGTAATTCTGTTGTTAGTTTAGATATTCTAAGAAACATTAAACTCTAAATGCtcttataaaatatgatttaaatagataaaaatggtaaaattgaacGGCTACTTCGAAATAAGCCTACAATATGCGATGCAACATAACGCTGGGCGAAACTcccaaaatagattttttgtatCACCACCCCATCAAGCCAGATGATTGATAGCTGAACAAGCAAAGGGGTAGTAGAAACATAATAAAGCGTATCACCGTGTGTGGCAAAAGTACGTACGACAGTATTAAATAAGCAGTAGGGAGCAGTGGAGAGacggaaaaaacaaaacaactcaCTGCCCATCCATCTTGACTTGGATAAAGACGGTTCTTTCCAGCCGCCGAGTATTTTAGTAATGTCCAAAACTATTTTCGTAACAGGATTCGGACCATTTGCTGGCCACGAAGAGCGGAACGCCAGCTGGGAAGCGGTAAAACTGCTCCCCGACAGATATCTGTACAAAGGAATTAACTATGTGGTAAGAAAGTTGGAAATTCCAGTTACTTACGAAGCAGTGAACGCCGTTGTGCCGAAGATCTGGAATGAAAAACCGGCGGTAGGTTTGAGCTTCCGATTCTATCGATAGTGGTGAATAATGTCGTCGTATGTCTTGTAGCTCGTTATCCACGTTGGGGTGCATGGACGAATCGAAACCATTAATTTGGAGAAATGTTCCTACACGTCTGGCTACTGTCGGCCCGATTTTTCCAACAAATGTTTGCCCTGCGATAAGATAACATTAGCGAATGGTGGTGCCAAGTGTGATTTGCTGGAAACAAACCTGGACGTGGAATCTATAGCTTCCGAACTGAGCATGGTGCGTTGCTGTTGCTCGACCGAAGTCGGTAACTACCTGTGCGGATACATCTACCTCAAATCGTTGGACTTTGATCGCGATCGGTCACTGTTTATCCATGTGCCGGATATCAACAGACCGTACAGCTCGGCCCAGACGCGAGACGCCATCGCTCAAGTTATGGACCGTTGCATCCGTCAGTTGGACGGCAAAGGATTGCTTTGAACCTTTGAATGTTGTACTGGACGTTCGGATTAAATAATGCTACATTGTACTAACACCGGATTTTgtttgatattattttaacttCTAATAAAGATGTACTGATTTTATCTAACCACTTTTACGACCTCGTCTTTTTGGCTTTTCAACGGGTGTTA
It includes:
- the LOC129744781 gene encoding pyroglutamyl-peptidase 1, producing the protein MSKTIFVTGFGPFAGHEERNASWEAVKLLPDRYLYKGINYVVRKLEIPVTYEAVNAVVPKIWNEKPALVIHVGVHGRIETINLEKCSYTSGYCRPDFSNKCLPCDKITLANGGAKCDLLETNLDVESIASELSMVRCCCSTEVGNYLCGYIYLKSLDFDRDRSLFIHVPDINRPYSSAQTRDAIAQVMDRCIRQLDGKGLL